The Macadamia integrifolia cultivar HAES 741 chromosome 4, SCU_Mint_v3, whole genome shotgun sequence genome contains the following window.
TTTCTGAGTAGTTTGGGCAGAGATCGGGCTCCTTTTCCTGACTGATTTGTTCCTAAAATCTTTTGTACTGGTTGCTTTTCAGTCGGGTTTATCTCAACTTCATTTTAAATGATTCGATTCCTGATTTGCTTTTGTCGAACACAAGAGTTTCACTTTTTAAAGTACTCTTGGGCCTTTCAGTTAACAATGCAAAATACCCTATTGCATCTTTATGGAAATTTGtgatcttttccttttcttctaaaGCTATACTTCTTCAAGGGCAAGCTTCATTGTTGCTCAAAACTAATTagccttttcttcttttgtctgCTACACATCTTATCTGCATTTCATGGCCTCTGTGATTCTCTTAGAACAAACCCCAGCTCAGGTTTTCGGAATTTGTTGCTCAAATTCTGTGACATAACATGGTTGGACTTTAATTAATAACAATCGACTCTTCATTCTCTCAAACTTCTTGTCTCACTTGGATTTCTATAGTAACCTGAACAACCGAAACATAAATTCCACCTAATTGttgagtttcttctttttatggTTGATCCACACTCCACAGCATAGCTGCTGACTTCCAAAATGTGTCATGAAGGTGATTGGATTTCTTCGAATGTTCTTCTTATTTTGAGTTTCTTTAAACAAATTACTGGAGAAAGTATAGCTTTCATTGTGGGTTGTGAATGCATGGAAAACTGCAGATAGCAGGCCAAGACTGGTTGCTGGATCACCCGAAGGTTACTCTGGACATGTGGATGGGAAGCCCAGAGAAGCAAGGATGAAACATCCAAAGGGACTTACAGCGGATGATAGGGGAAATATTTACATAGCAGACACTGTGAACATGGCAATCAGGAAGATCAGTGATGCAGGTAAATGTGATTGGTATTCTTTTCAAGATTATCATACCCTTAGGAATGGCTCTATTACCCAATTAACATTTTATAATATTAGAGAaggaaatattttttgttttcttattttctgtttatttaaaTGCCATATTCATATTTTCAATCTCTCAGTCAACGGGTGTGTTATTTAATTTTCATGAACtttaattttgggtttgaagtTGATGCACACAAATAGTGGTTTGCAAGTATGTTGATATGGCTCAATTTTCTTTATGAAGGGGTAACAACAATTGCAGGAGGAAAATGGAGCCGTGGAGGGGCCCATGTTGATGGGCCAAGTGAAGATGCAAAGttttctgatgattttgatgttgtTTATATCGGAAGCAGCTGCTCTCTTCTTGTCATAGATAGAGGAAACCAGGCTATTCGAGAGATACAGCTCCATTTTGATGACTGTGCCTACCAATATGAGAGTGGTTTTCCTCTAGGTAATTTGAACCATGTGATGATCCCCCCAcccacaacccaaaaaaaaaaaaaaattattcttttgattttggagATGGATAAGATTGGTAGTGTATTCCTCCATTGAAGGGATTGCTGTGCTGGTTGCTGCCGTCTTTTTTGGTTACATGTTGGCCTTGCTGCAAAGGAGAGTGGGTACGATGGTCTCTTCAGAAGATGTGAGCAACTACTGTTGATCCTCAATTTCTTTgataaagtttttcttttaattactaTTTCATTTCGTAGTGTGTCACAAATGATCTGCACCATTGCTTTCATAGTCTACAAGAAGGAAATCTTattgaaaaacataaaaacagTTGACCCCTTTTTTATTGCTCACAGAGACCCAGAAGTAGGAAAACAAACATTCCATCCAGTCCATATCAGAAGCCACTGAAATCATCAGCCAGGCCACCATTAATCCCCAGTGATGATGAACCAGAGAAGCAAGAAGGGTTTTTTCGTTCACTTGGGAGGCTTTTCCTCGATACTGGTGGAGCTGTGGCAGAAATATTTGGGGGGTTGTTTTCAGGTTTTAGAAGGAAGCCACTGAACCATCAACAACTGCAACAGCAAAAGCGTCCTAATGTCTGGCCATTGCAAGAAAGTTTTGAGATACCCGATGAAGATGAGCCACCGTCAATAGAAACAAGAACCCCAACCCCACGGAAGACTTATGCTTTCATGTCCAAGGACCTAGAGAAGACCAACCATTTCCAGCAAAGTCGAGCTTTCTATAATGGTTGGGATGGTGATtttcagcagcaacaacaacaccGCCAGCAGCAGCAACATCATCAGAGGCATTATTCATCTGGCCCACAAACATACTATGAGCAGAGTTGTGAAACAACCAATGAGATTGTTTTTGGTGCAGTTCAGGAACACTACGGTCAACGTGAAGCAGTGGTGATAAAACCTGTGAACTATGGAGATCCTATTTATGATCATCACAATATCCGCTCTCGTGCCTGTTATATGGGTTACCATGGCTATTAATTGTCTCTGCTAAACATAAAAGATACATGGTTTTTTGTCTTTTCACCTCTCTTATCAATTGATATTTAAAGATATAGGGAATGAGGAATTTCAACATGATTTGTGAAGAATGAGTTGTAAGGACAGCTTTTCTGATGGGTTTGGATCAAGGAATGttgattttctgaaattcactcGTTCTCCTTTTGATATTTTACCCCACCTCCCCTGCAGATCTCTTTCTTTATAAAGCAATTACTTGCTGTTCTATAAGATTATAGATGGATTAGATatggaagtatatatatatatatatatatatatattgttttcacttcttctttatctttttgaaCAAGACCAAATCCAGCCAGTGTCAGATTGGAAGCTACTGTTATGTTGGAAAAGTATTACTCTGATTGTCTGATGGCAGAATTCTGAATTTCTGAGGGTGTTAATCCAAATGAAAGCATAGGTACCAAGAAATAGCCTCTCAAAAATAGCTCTACTAACCCATTTTTATTGCATCTCAGGTTTTAGCTGAAGAAATACCCCATAAAGTCActgaaattctgagaaaagatgGGCAGATTGTGTCAAGGTCTCAAATTTCAGGGTCTTCCAACACCAACAGCCAATTCCAAGTCATACTTCTCTGAATTGCCCCAAACTCAGCCAAGACTACTGAGTCACATCGCCGATCTGTATCGAGATTGGTGGAGCCGGATGcccatatattaaaaaataaaaaaatctcatttttctgTCTTTACTCTGTACCCAACTAACATTCAAAAGGCCCAGGTTATTTCCCGATCTTATTGTAACATTACATAGCAATGATTCCTGGATTTATCAGGGACACAATCATCTATAAGAGCACTAACTTTATACTGCTATATCGGGGACCAAGAGATGAACAGAACTTTATCACCTTTTCTTTTGTGGGAAGGAACCAGAATCTATTTGTCATGTTTTCTTCCTCTGTGAATTTTCCGATCGAATTTGGGCTAGCAGCCCTCTTGGATTAAGGCCATTATGCATGCCTTTGTCCAACTTTTTTTCCATCATCTCAGGTTACCTTGTAAAGAAGGACGGAGATGTTTTAGTATTATTCTCATTGTTTCTCTTCCAAGGGTTTACTTCAGCTTATTTCAATACTGAGTGACAGTTGACCGTTATATAGCTTTGAAATGTTTTTGGAATTATATGTAATATATGGTCACCTTAAGTTTTTGTACAAATGTGGACATACCGACCTCTCTATCATGTATTTAAGACATATGGGTAGTCTGTTTCCTCTAGGAAACCAAACTATGGACAATGCTGGTTGTATACATGTCTAGCtttttgtaatatattttcttttagcatcaaaaagaaaaaagaaaaaatagagatgaACGTAATGAAGTTGTCCCATAGCAAGAACAcattctattttattattagGGTAAAGACTCTACCTATCGCCGGTGTGTACAACAGTGACTTAAGATAGGAACAAAAATGTAACTGAAATTGGTCATTTATAATAAagaatggttcaattttgattttaataagTGAAATTTCATTTAGTTCGATTAGATTTGGTTATGTTTCGTTTTAAAGCTAAAACTGAAAAACGTCATTGAATTGAACTGAATGAAATGTAAACCGAACCTGAATCGAGTAGTAGTTGTCTTGGGCTTCTCCTCACTACTCTTCTGCAGTAGTGCACTTACCCTAGTAAAATAGGTTGAAGGATACCAAAGGATAACAGATCTGACATTGTGGGATTGTATCTTCAAgaggttttattttctttccaactttatttgttttagtaagttattttttttaggggattTAAAATTTGAAGAGAGTAAGAATCAAATGAAACTATCTAatcaattcgatttgatttgaCTTGTACATATTGTATCatgaattgaatcaaaatcaaacgaattgacacccttaattacAAGTCTCTCACACCAAAGGTATATTTAAAACTTTATTTATCAGAATCAGATCACAGATTCGATTCAGAACTGACCGAGCCCGATCCTCATTCGGGTCACTTCAAATTGGCTGTGGTAAGTGATTTCTAAGGTTCACTTATTTCTGTCAATTCCAACGAATTCTGAATTCTGATCCGATTCGAATCAGCAGGAGCAAGAAATTCTTGCAAACAACAGGCAACATTAGATATCACAAAGACAATATACCATAATCATCCCAATACAAAAGCTCCAGAACTCTTAGGTCCGATGATGAATATTTACAACACTGCCAAGATGGAAAATGTCTTTTAGTCTAATTTCAATTCCCTCTTAACCAAACATGATGATCCTGAACCCACCAGAGGACCCATTGTGTTTCCCTGATCACCCTTGTTTGTGAAATCCATAATGTTAGCCCACCTCATAGCATCGACCTTCACACAACTGTCAGTTAAAACACCGGTTCCTTCGAAGTCCCCATTTCCTTGCTTAAAGCCCTCCACCCTCTCAGATGCATCCTGGCATCCATCAAAAGTAACTAAACCCTTCAACTGGTCAGCATATATTTGTTGTTTTGTCAACTCATGGTTATTTGCAACATCTAAATCAAGCAAAGAAATGGGTTCCTTTGAGAAACTACGATGTTCTACTCTATGGATCCCAAACATAAGAAAAAGGTAAGATCGGATCAGCCTGGCAAGCCTAAGCAAAAACAAGTACGATCTGGAGCTAGCAATTACGCTTCTGATGTCGGAGCAGATTATCAGAGCTTGTGTCTCCAGAATGATTCGGCAGTGCTTCCATGTCCCGCTGAAACAGCCGTGTCCGGAGACGTCCTGTCTACAAAGTTCAATTTAAGGTTTTTAAGCATTCCAAT
Protein-coding sequences here:
- the LOC122075388 gene encoding uncharacterized protein LOC122075388, yielding MGKNGFVLALILMVLLGCLSSASATTPAPARIVSGIVSNAFSALLKWLWSLKATTKTAVSGRPMMKFESGYTVETVFDGSKLGIEPYAVEVSSSGELLVLDSANSNVYRISSPLSRHSRPRLVAGSPEGYSGHVDGKPREARMKHPKGLTADDRGNIYIADTVNMAIRKISDAGVTTIAGGKWSRGGAHVDGPSEDAKFSDDFDVVYIGSSCSLLVIDRGNQAIREIQLHFDDCAYQYESGFPLGIAVLVAAVFFGYMLALLQRRVGTMVSSEDRPRSRKTNIPSSPYQKPLKSSARPPLIPSDDEPEKQEGFFRSLGRLFLDTGGAVAEIFGGLFSGFRRKPLNHQQLQQQKRPNVWPLQESFEIPDEDEPPSIETRTPTPRKTYAFMSKDLEKTNHFQQSRAFYNGWDGDFQQQQQHRQQQQHHQRHYSSGPQTYYEQSCETTNEIVFGAVQEHYGQREAVVIKPVNYGDPIYDHHNIRSRACYMGYHGY